A DNA window from bacterium contains the following coding sequences:
- a CDS encoding DNA methyltransferase, whose translation MSDVAKVRSCAELAQALIPPLDAAVYAALKVDIAAHGVLVPVEYDEAGHVLDGRHRVRAWEELKAEGTRLPDYPRTVRAFTCDAERVEHAVRLNCARRHLTREQKQRIAATLREHGWTTRRIAGLVGADHSTVALWVRDVSKIRHVVTDTLGRRQPATKTRRPAIIATTLAEQRAALRLLPSLDGASDGTAGVLTVRAAAKAAVRADREAARRAAEQTGATAPLPRDVDLRHGDFRDVLRRFPKASVDLIFTDPPYLKDNLPLYADLGRAAARILKPGGSLVAYCPHYAIHHVIASMEGVQPLRLWWLFAVVHFGGQNRLPGAHVWGCWKPLAWLVHGTLSAEVKKRELINDIVRSEPPDKTLHDWAQSEVEARYYIEHLTTPGDMVLDPFCGSGTTLLAALALGRRAVGIEIDEATFQRARSRIAGVSRAGSPPIVGRRADDA comes from the coding sequence GTGAGCGACGTCGCCAAAGTCCGATCGTGTGCCGAGTTGGCGCAGGCGCTGATCCCACCGTTGGACGCAGCGGTCTACGCGGCCCTGAAGGTCGACATTGCGGCGCACGGTGTGCTCGTCCCGGTGGAGTACGACGAGGCCGGCCATGTCCTCGACGGCCGCCACCGGGTCCGCGCCTGGGAAGAACTGAAAGCCGAAGGAACCCGCTTGCCGGACTACCCACGGACCGTCCGCGCGTTCACCTGTGATGCTGAGCGGGTCGAACACGCGGTGCGCCTCAACTGCGCGCGCCGGCACCTGACACGGGAGCAAAAGCAGAGGATTGCGGCGACGCTTCGGGAGCACGGGTGGACGACACGCCGCATCGCCGGACTCGTCGGTGCGGACCACAGCACGGTGGCCCTGTGGGTGCGAGATGTGTCGAAAATTCGACACGTCGTCACGGATACGCTGGGTCGCCGACAGCCGGCCACGAAGACGCGGCGGCCGGCGATCATCGCCACCACATTAGCGGAGCAGCGCGCGGCGCTGCGGCTCCTACCGTCCCTCGACGGGGCATCTGACGGCACGGCGGGCGTACTCACTGTTCGCGCCGCGGCCAAGGCCGCCGTCCGCGCCGATCGCGAGGCAGCCCGCAGAGCGGCGGAACAGACGGGTGCCACAGCGCCCTTGCCGCGTGATGTGGATTTGCGGCATGGTGACTTTCGGGATGTGTTGCGGCGGTTCCCCAAAGCGTCGGTCGACCTGATCTTCACGGACCCGCCGTACTTGAAAGACAATCTGCCGTTGTACGCCGATCTGGGGCGCGCAGCCGCACGCATCCTCAAGCCCGGCGGCAGCCTCGTCGCATATTGTCCACACTACGCGATCCACCACGTTATCGCGTCAATGGAGGGCGTGCAGCCGTTGCGCTTGTGGTGGCTGTTTGCTGTCGTACACTTCGGCGGCCAGAATCGGCTGCCTGGCGCGCATGTGTGGGGCTGCTGGAAACCGCTGGCGTGGCTCGTGCATGGCACGCTGTCGGCCGAGGTGAAGAAACGCGAGCTGATCAACGACATTGTGCGATCCGAGCCGCCCGACAAGACGCTACACGACTGGGCGCAGAGCGAGGTTGAGGCTCGCTACTACATCGAACACTTGACCACTCCTGGCGACATGGTGTTGGATCCGTTCTGCGGGTCTGGGACGACGCTGCTGGCTGCGCTGGCGCTTGGGCGGCGGGCCGTCGGGATCGAGATTGACGAGGCCACGTTCCAGCGGGCGAGGAGCCGGATCGCCGGTGTGAGTCGCGCGGGGAGTCCGCCGATCGTGGGCAGGCGAGCGGATGATGCCTGA
- a CDS encoding recombinase family protein yields MNHQGVTMRAAIYARVSTSDKDQDPMTQLLPLREFVAAQDWTVAGEHVDHASATDLRGRTAWREVLDLAAKRKIDVLLVWKLDRAFRSVSHATSTLEQLRRWGVGLRSYSEAWLDTSGSSPVGDLIFHVLAAVAQFERGLIAERVRAGMARAKKQGKRLGRPRAVNGEWVQIRPLVASGALSRREAARRLGCSARTVGRLVQQPEGGRFRQEPRTGHRE; encoded by the coding sequence GTGAACCACCAGGGGGTAACGATGCGCGCCGCGATCTACGCGAGAGTCAGCACCAGCGACAAAGACCAGGATCCGATGACGCAGCTGCTGCCGTTGCGCGAGTTCGTCGCGGCGCAGGACTGGACGGTCGCCGGCGAGCACGTCGACCACGCCAGCGCCACCGATCTCCGCGGCCGCACCGCGTGGCGTGAGGTGCTCGACCTCGCGGCCAAGCGCAAGATCGACGTGCTGCTCGTCTGGAAGCTCGACCGCGCTTTCCGGTCCGTGAGCCACGCCACGAGCACGCTCGAGCAGCTGCGTCGCTGGGGCGTCGGACTGCGCAGTTACTCCGAGGCGTGGCTCGACACGTCAGGGTCGTCTCCGGTTGGCGACTTGATCTTCCACGTGCTCGCCGCGGTCGCGCAGTTCGAGCGCGGCCTGATCGCCGAGCGCGTCCGCGCGGGCATGGCGCGGGCCAAGAAGCAGGGCAAGCGCCTCGGGCGGCCGCGGGCCGTGAACGGCGAGTGGGTCCAGATCCGACCGCTCGTCGCCTCCGGCGCCCTGAGCCGACGCGAGGCGGCCCGACGGCTCGGGTGCTCGGCGCGGACCGTCGGCCGCCTCGTACAGCAACCCGAAGGAGGGCGCTTTAGGCAGGAGCCCCGCACCGGACATCGTGAATGA